A part of Neovison vison isolate M4711 chromosome 8, ASM_NN_V1, whole genome shotgun sequence genomic DNA contains:
- the SUPT7L gene encoding STAGA complex 65 subunit gamma isoform X1 — MLRYWGEIPISSSQTNRSSFDLLPREFRLVEVHDPPLHQPSANKPKPPTMLDIPSEPCSLTIHTIQLIQHNRRLRNLIATAQAQSQQQTEGVKAEETEPLPSCPGSPPLPDDLLPLDCKNPNAPFQIRHSDPESDFYRGKGEPVTELSWHSCRQLLYQAVATILAHAGFECANESVLETLTDVAHEYCLKFTKLLRFAVDREARLGQTPFPDIMEQVFHEVGIGSVLSLQKFWQHRIKDYHSYMLQQISKQLSEEYERIVNPEKATEDTKPVKIKEEPVSDITFPVSEELEADLAPGDQSLPMGVLGAQSERFPSNLEVEASPQASSTEVNASPLWNLAHVKMEPQESEEGNVSGHGVLGSDVFEEPMSGMSEAGIPQSPDDSDSSYGSHSTDSLMGSSPVFNQRCKKRMRKI, encoded by the exons ATGTTGAGATACTGGGGAGAGATACCAATCTCATCAAGCCAGACCAACAGAAGTTCCTTTGACTTGCTCCCACGGGAATTCCGTCTGGTGGAAGTCCATGACCCACCCCTGCACCAGCCCTCAGCCAACAAGCCCAAGCCCCCCACAATGCTGGACATCCCCTCAGAGCCGTGCAGCCTCACCATCCATACTATTCAGCTGATCCAGCACAACCGACGCCTGCGCAATCTCATTGCCACAGCTCAGGCCCAGAGTCAGCAACAGACAGAAGGTGTAAAGGCTGAAGAGACTGAACCTCTTCCCTCTTGCCCTGGGTCACCTCCTCTTCCTGATGACCTCCTGCCTTTAGATTGTAAGAATCCCAATGCACCATTCCAGATCCGGCACAGTGACCCAGAGAGTGACTTTTATCG GGGGAAGGGGGAACCTGTGACTGAACTCAGCTGGCACTCCTGCCGGCAGCTCCTCTACCAGGCAGTGGCCACAATCCTGGCCCACGCGGGCTTTGAATGTGCTAATGAAAGTGTCCTGGAGACTCTCACCGACGTGGCACATGAGTATTGCCTCAAATTTACCAAGTTGCTGCGCTTCGCTGTGGATCGAGAAGCCCGGCTGGGGCAGACTCCTTTCCCTGACATTATGGAGCAAGTATTCCACGAGGTGGGCATTGGCAGTGTGCTCTCCCTCCAGAAGTTCTGGCAGCACCGCATCAAGGACTATCACAGTTACATGCTGCAG CAGATCAGTAAGCAACTATCTGAAGAGTATGAAAGGATTGTCAATCCTGAGAAGGCCACAGAGGACACTAAACCTGTAAAGATCAAGGAAGAACCTGTAAGCGACATCACCTTCCCTGTCAGTGAGGAATTGGAGGCTGACCTTGCTCCTGGAGACCAGTCACTGCCCATGGGGGTCCTCGGGGCTCAGAGTGAGCGCTTCCCATCTAATCTGGAGGTCGAGGCTTCGCCACAGGCTTCAA GCACAGAGGTCAATGCTTCCCCACTTTGGAATCTGGCCCATGTGAAAATGGAGCCTCAAGAGAGCGAAGAAGGCAATGTCTCTGGGCATGGTGTGCTAGGCAGCGATGTCTTTGAGGAGCCCATGTCCGGGATGAGTGAAGCTGGGATCCCCCAGAGCCCTGATGACTCAGACAGCAGCTACGGTTCCCATTCCACGGATAGCCTCATGGGGTCCTCCCCTGTTTTCAACCAGCGCTGCAAGAAGAGGATgaggaaaatataa
- the SUPT7L gene encoding STAGA complex 65 subunit gamma isoform X2, translated as MLRYWGEIPISSSQTNRSSFDLLPREFRLVEVHDPPLHQPSANKPKPPTMLDIPSEPCSLTIHTIQLIQHNRRLRNLIATAQAQSQQQTEGVKAEETEPLPSCPGSPPLPDDLLPLDCKNPNAPFQIRHSDPESDFYRGKGEPVTELSWHSCRQLLYQAVATILAHAGFECANESVLETLTDVAHEYCLKFTKLLRFAVDREARLGQTPFPDIMEQVFHEVGIGSVLSLQKFWQHRIKDYHSYMLQISKQLSEEYERIVNPEKATEDTKPVKIKEEPVSDITFPVSEELEADLAPGDQSLPMGVLGAQSERFPSNLEVEASPQASSTEVNASPLWNLAHVKMEPQESEEGNVSGHGVLGSDVFEEPMSGMSEAGIPQSPDDSDSSYGSHSTDSLMGSSPVFNQRCKKRMRKI; from the exons ATGTTGAGATACTGGGGAGAGATACCAATCTCATCAAGCCAGACCAACAGAAGTTCCTTTGACTTGCTCCCACGGGAATTCCGTCTGGTGGAAGTCCATGACCCACCCCTGCACCAGCCCTCAGCCAACAAGCCCAAGCCCCCCACAATGCTGGACATCCCCTCAGAGCCGTGCAGCCTCACCATCCATACTATTCAGCTGATCCAGCACAACCGACGCCTGCGCAATCTCATTGCCACAGCTCAGGCCCAGAGTCAGCAACAGACAGAAGGTGTAAAGGCTGAAGAGACTGAACCTCTTCCCTCTTGCCCTGGGTCACCTCCTCTTCCTGATGACCTCCTGCCTTTAGATTGTAAGAATCCCAATGCACCATTCCAGATCCGGCACAGTGACCCAGAGAGTGACTTTTATCG GGGGAAGGGGGAACCTGTGACTGAACTCAGCTGGCACTCCTGCCGGCAGCTCCTCTACCAGGCAGTGGCCACAATCCTGGCCCACGCGGGCTTTGAATGTGCTAATGAAAGTGTCCTGGAGACTCTCACCGACGTGGCACATGAGTATTGCCTCAAATTTACCAAGTTGCTGCGCTTCGCTGTGGATCGAGAAGCCCGGCTGGGGCAGACTCCTTTCCCTGACATTATGGAGCAAGTATTCCACGAGGTGGGCATTGGCAGTGTGCTCTCCCTCCAGAAGTTCTGGCAGCACCGCATCAAGGACTATCACAGTTACATGCTGCAG ATCAGTAAGCAACTATCTGAAGAGTATGAAAGGATTGTCAATCCTGAGAAGGCCACAGAGGACACTAAACCTGTAAAGATCAAGGAAGAACCTGTAAGCGACATCACCTTCCCTGTCAGTGAGGAATTGGAGGCTGACCTTGCTCCTGGAGACCAGTCACTGCCCATGGGGGTCCTCGGGGCTCAGAGTGAGCGCTTCCCATCTAATCTGGAGGTCGAGGCTTCGCCACAGGCTTCAA GCACAGAGGTCAATGCTTCCCCACTTTGGAATCTGGCCCATGTGAAAATGGAGCCTCAAGAGAGCGAAGAAGGCAATGTCTCTGGGCATGGTGTGCTAGGCAGCGATGTCTTTGAGGAGCCCATGTCCGGGATGAGTGAAGCTGGGATCCCCCAGAGCCCTGATGACTCAGACAGCAGCTACGGTTCCCATTCCACGGATAGCCTCATGGGGTCCTCCCCTGTTTTCAACCAGCGCTGCAAGAAGAGGATgaggaaaatataa